One window from the genome of Desulfobulbaceae bacterium encodes:
- a CDS encoding pyruvate carboxylase → MERIVQGMHIKEVLSNLRNADGYFITNTARDLSQSDFKNRILLHTELLAAKAREKANYFSLEITGGASIHVDILRKQVDPFLKLQLLREKMPNTMFQTLCRGVNLFGYRPYPKNVIRLTVREFAKYVDVWRVFDFMNHVPNMQAVFEEVQLSGKILEPCICFSTGPEHTDEFYVGKVKEILDVTGEDILLCIKNHGGLGTPKRIGDLVAAIKQRYPDLVIHYHGHNTDGNDVGRITAAVLNGATIVDAADHAFTGYYGPPPILTVIDTLKDYGKNTAGVDVEAVIETSEVLRNERQHYEYFESQFKGFLPTVQIHKLPGGAMGSSFEQAVKGEFLDQMPEILHDELPKVQIELGNFWSVTPGSQILWTTAVSNVLGGNRYGNPSGDLKNLLLGKYGPFPFYQPPDWVYEKVFGPDWKAILERDGGMEEISDMDIEQERQTLAKRIGREPTEQQLVLYLQHPTDAVNFFKFEDEYGHSYVLPPSIFMRRGGFKVGETIQFKDHLGKEHVLEVGPKQLNREEGEWNIYLNVDHHQRVYSFPEEVAGSVAAKPLELTKEEITELAQAGDIRAPFSANVCDIKVKEGQAVAVGDTLVVLEAMKMQTPVASPVAGKVEKVIAEVGKQMKPGDKLVKITIK, encoded by the coding sequence ATGGAACGCATTGTTCAGGGTATGCATATTAAGGAAGTTTTATCTAACCTTCGTAACGCGGATGGTTATTTTATTACCAACACGGCTCGGGATCTTTCCCAGTCTGATTTTAAAAACCGGATTCTGCTCCACACGGAACTTCTTGCCGCCAAGGCTCGTGAGAAGGCGAATTATTTTTCGCTTGAGATTACCGGTGGGGCATCGATTCATGTCGATATCCTCCGCAAGCAGGTTGACCCTTTTCTGAAGCTTCAATTACTTAGAGAAAAAATGCCGAATACCATGTTTCAGACCCTGTGTCGTGGTGTTAATCTCTTTGGGTATCGACCTTATCCCAAAAATGTCATCCGTTTGACTGTTCGTGAGTTTGCCAAGTACGTCGATGTCTGGCGGGTGTTTGACTTTATGAATCATGTGCCTAATATGCAGGCGGTGTTTGAGGAGGTGCAACTCTCAGGTAAAATTCTTGAGCCTTGTATCTGTTTTTCCACCGGGCCGGAGCATACAGATGAGTTTTATGTCGGCAAAGTTAAAGAGATTTTGGATGTAACTGGCGAGGATATTCTCCTCTGCATCAAGAATCATGGGGGATTGGGGACGCCAAAGAGAATTGGTGATCTCGTAGCCGCAATTAAGCAGCGGTACCCGGATCTTGTGATTCATTACCATGGCCACAACACCGATGGAAACGATGTGGGCCGTATTACCGCTGCGGTACTTAATGGTGCCACCATCGTTGACGCTGCTGATCACGCCTTTACCGGTTATTACGGCCCCCCTCCAATTCTGACCGTGATTGATACCTTGAAGGATTATGGCAAGAACACGGCTGGTGTTGATGTTGAGGCAGTTATTGAAACTTCTGAAGTCTTGCGTAATGAGCGGCAGCATTATGAGTATTTTGAGTCACAGTTTAAGGGATTTTTGCCGACTGTTCAGATTCATAAGTTGCCGGGTGGCGCTATGGGCTCCAGTTTCGAGCAGGCGGTCAAGGGTGAATTTCTTGATCAGATGCCCGAGATCCTTCACGATGAACTTCCTAAGGTTCAGATTGAGCTGGGTAACTTCTGGAGTGTTACTCCGGGGTCACAGATTCTATGGACTACGGCAGTGAGCAATGTCTTGGGTGGCAACCGTTATGGTAACCCGTCCGGGGATCTGAAAAATCTTCTGTTAGGCAAGTACGGACCGTTTCCGTTCTATCAACCACCTGATTGGGTATATGAGAAAGTGTTTGGGCCGGACTGGAAGGCAATCCTTGAACGGGACGGTGGAATGGAAGAGATCAGTGACATGGACATCGAGCAGGAACGCCAGACCTTGGCTAAAAGGATAGGCCGTGAGCCAACTGAGCAGCAATTGGTTCTCTACCTGCAACACCCTACTGATGCGGTTAACTTCTTTAAATTTGAAGATGAATATGGTCATTCCTATGTCCTGCCGCCAAGCATTTTTATGCGGCGGGGCGGATTTAAGGTGGGTGAGACAATTCAGTTCAAGGATCATCTTGGCAAAGAGCATGTCCTTGAAGTTGGTCCTAAGCAGTTGAATAGAGAAGAAGGGGAGTGGAATATTTACCTGAACGTGGATCACCATCAGCGTGTATACTCGTTTCCTGAGGAGGTAGCCGGATCTGTAGCGGCCAAGCCTTTGGAGTTGACTAAAGAAGAGATCACCGAACTTGCTCAGGCCGGTGATATCAGGGCGCCGTTCAGCGCTAATGTCTGCGATATTAAGGTCAAGGAAGGTCAAGCCGTAGCAGTAGGCGATACCTTGGTGGTGCTGGAGGCGATGAAGATGCAAACTCCCGTGGCCAGCCCCGTGGCCGGTAAGGTCGAAAAGGTTATTGCTGAGGTTGGCAAGCAGATGAAGCCTGGAGATAAGTTGGTCAAGATTACCATCAAATAG
- a CDS encoding acetyl-CoA carboxylase biotin carboxylase subunit (catalyzes the ATP-dependent carboxylation of a covalently attached biotin and the transfer of the carboxyl group to pyruvate forming oxaloacetate) has translation MSVKILVANRGEIALRVIRAIQELGFTAVAVFETPDNEALHIRAADEAVWLGDGPRCDYLSIDKVVAAALKVGAHAVHPGYGFLAENPKFAKACEDAGLIFIGPTSEVIEKLGNKVIARQIMADAGISMVPGTDNLTAGDEGVKEALAFADRYGFPVMLKATSGGGGRGIRRIETREELLASIPLARSEAKAAFNDDRVYLEKVVLTPKHVEVQIIADNYGKVVHLGTRDCSIQRRNQKLVEIAPSMIRDQAILDKICDTAVVAAKASNYTNAGTVEFLLDKDLNFYFMEINTRIQVEHTVSEMITGIDIVRTQIKLAMGKKLAFCQDDVRLRGHAVEMRINAEDPRNNFMPEGGKTVSVYRSPGGYGVRLDGFVYQGYKIPEVYDSLLVKLTVAGYSWNETVDRLRRCLTNFVIAGPKTTIPFYLNLVDEPDFRSGEFDTSYLDTHPELFTYDDQDSEVDKLAKLIAEIHYRMENPHAI, from the coding sequence GTGAGTGTTAAAATTTTAGTAGCTAATCGGGGTGAAATTGCGCTCCGGGTAATCAGGGCCATTCAGGAACTGGGGTTTACCGCAGTGGCCGTTTTTGAGACCCCAGACAATGAAGCCTTGCACATTCGGGCTGCGGATGAAGCGGTTTGGCTTGGGGATGGCCCTCGGTGCGACTATCTAAGTATTGATAAAGTTGTTGCCGCCGCGTTAAAGGTCGGCGCTCATGCGGTCCATCCAGGGTACGGTTTTCTTGCGGAAAATCCTAAATTCGCTAAGGCTTGCGAAGACGCAGGGCTGATTTTTATCGGTCCTACCAGTGAGGTGATCGAGAAACTTGGTAACAAGGTTATTGCGCGTCAGATCATGGCTGATGCCGGGATTTCCATGGTTCCAGGAACTGATAATCTGACGGCTGGCGATGAGGGAGTGAAGGAAGCCCTGGCCTTTGCTGACCGCTACGGTTTCCCCGTGATGCTGAAGGCTACTTCCGGTGGCGGTGGGCGAGGTATTCGTCGAATAGAGACGAGGGAAGAGCTACTTGCCTCTATTCCTCTTGCCCGATCTGAAGCCAAGGCAGCTTTCAATGATGATCGCGTCTACCTCGAAAAAGTGGTGCTTACTCCCAAGCATGTTGAAGTTCAGATCATTGCTGATAATTATGGCAAAGTGGTTCATCTGGGCACCAGGGATTGTTCGATCCAGCGGCGTAACCAGAAGCTTGTGGAAATTGCGCCATCAATGATCAGGGATCAGGCGATACTGGACAAAATCTGCGATACTGCAGTCGTCGCCGCCAAGGCATCTAACTATACCAATGCCGGTACCGTTGAGTTCCTACTCGATAAGGATTTGAACTTCTATTTCATGGAAATCAATACTCGGATTCAGGTTGAGCACACAGTCTCCGAGATGATTACCGGTATTGATATCGTTCGTACCCAGATCAAGCTTGCCATGGGTAAAAAATTGGCTTTTTGTCAAGATGATGTCCGCTTGCGCGGTCATGCGGTTGAGATGCGAATCAATGCCGAGGATCCACGCAACAACTTTATGCCAGAAGGGGGGAAGACCGTATCTGTTTATCGTTCACCCGGTGGCTATGGTGTGAGGCTGGATGGTTTTGTTTATCAAGGTTATAAAATTCCCGAGGTGTATGATTCCCTGTTGGTCAAATTGACGGTAGCTGGGTATTCCTGGAATGAGACTGTTGATCGTCTTCGTCGTTGTTTGACTAACTTTGTCATCGCAGGGCCTAAGACCACCATCCCTTTTTATTTGAATTTAGTCGATGAACCGGATTTTCGGAGCGGGGAGTTTGACACCTCTTATCTTGATACTCATCCTGAACTCTTTACCTATGACGATCAGGACTCTGAAGTTGATAAGCTGGCAAAGTTGATTGCTGAAATCCATTACCGGATGGAGAATCCTCACGCCATTTAA
- the dsrA gene encoding dissimilatory-type sulfite reductase subunit alpha, which produces MPKHDTPLLDELEKGPWPSFVTDIKRQAATKPECWDILGQLELSFKDRITHWKHGGIVGVFGYGGGIVGRYSDVPDRFPGVAHFHTVRLNQPSGMYYSTSKLRAICSLWEKYGSGMTNMHGSTGDLVLLGTTTPNLEPLFYELTHDLNQDLGGSGSNLRTPSCCLGKSRCEWSCVDTQALCYSLTMRYQDEIHRPAFPYKFKFKFSGCPNDCVASIARSDLSVIGTWRDDIRIDQDAVKKYVSGDYKANAGAHGTRDWGKFSINKEVINLCPTKCMWMEGETLKIDNAECTRCMHCINVMPRALRPGLDQGATVLVGAKAPILDGAQFATMIVPFMKMDAENDFQEIVDFIENLWDWWMEHGKNRERVGESIQRVGLPTFLKVLNIEPLPQHIREPRSNPYVFWESEEVEGGFDRDVREFRKRHKQ; this is translated from the coding sequence ATGCCAAAGCATGATACGCCCTTGTTGGACGAACTCGAGAAAGGACCATGGCCGAGCTTTGTCACCGACATCAAACGCCAGGCCGCCACAAAGCCGGAATGTTGGGACATTCTGGGTCAGCTTGAGTTATCGTTCAAAGACAGAATCACTCATTGGAAGCACGGCGGCATCGTCGGCGTATTCGGATACGGCGGTGGTATCGTCGGCCGTTATTCTGACGTACCGGACAGATTCCCCGGGGTTGCTCACTTTCATACTGTCCGTCTGAATCAGCCTTCCGGCATGTACTACAGCACTTCTAAATTGCGGGCTATCTGCAGCTTATGGGAAAAATACGGTTCAGGTATGACCAACATGCACGGCTCCACCGGCGACTTGGTTCTCCTCGGTACCACCACCCCCAACCTGGAGCCTCTGTTTTACGAATTGACCCATGACCTTAACCAGGATCTTGGCGGTTCCGGCTCCAATCTTCGCACACCTTCATGCTGCTTGGGCAAATCCCGCTGTGAATGGTCATGTGTTGACACCCAGGCGCTTTGCTACTCCCTGACCATGCGCTATCAGGACGAAATCCATCGCCCTGCTTTCCCGTACAAGTTCAAATTCAAATTCTCCGGATGTCCTAACGACTGTGTTGCTTCTATCGCTCGTTCCGACCTGTCCGTTATCGGTACCTGGAGAGATGATATCCGGATCGATCAGGATGCAGTAAAGAAATACGTCAGTGGTGACTACAAGGCCAATGCCGGCGCACATGGCACCCGTGACTGGGGCAAATTCAGCATCAACAAGGAAGTCATCAACCTCTGTCCCACCAAGTGCATGTGGATGGAAGGCGAGACTCTGAAGATTGATAACGCCGAATGTACTCGTTGTATGCATTGTATCAACGTAATGCCTCGCGCCCTCCGCCCCGGCCTTGATCAAGGCGCAACCGTCCTTGTCGGCGCTAAGGCCCCGATCCTTGACGGCGCCCAGTTCGCCACCATGATCGTTCCTTTCATGAAGATGGATGCTGAAAACGACTTCCAAGAAATCGTTGATTTCATCGAAAATCTGTGGGATTGGTGGATGGAGCATGGAAAGAACCGTGAGCGTGTTGGTGAGTCCATCCAGCGTGTTGGTCTACCCACCTTCTTAAAGGTATTGAATATTGAGCCTCTGCCGCAGCATATCAGAGAACCTCGCTCTAACCCGTACGTGTTCTGGGAATCGGAAGAAGTTGAAGGCGGATTTGATCGTGATGTCCGTGAATTCCGGAAACGCCATAAGCAGTGA